A DNA window from Lutra lutra chromosome 8, mLutLut1.2, whole genome shotgun sequence contains the following coding sequences:
- the ARL5B gene encoding ADP-ribosylation factor-like protein 5B, whose protein sequence is MMGLIFAKLWSLFCNQEHKVIIVGLDNAGKTTILYQFLMNEVVHTSPTIGSNVEEIVVKNTHFLMWDIGGQESLRSSWNTYYSNTEFIILVVDSIDRERLAITKEELYRMLAHEDLRKAAVLIFANKQDMKGCMTAAEISKYLTLSSIKDHPWHIQSCCALTGEGLCQGLEWMTSRIGVR, encoded by the exons aaCACAAAGTAATTATAGTGGGACTGGATAATGCAGGGAAAACCACCATTCTTTACCAATT CTTGATGAATGAAGTGGTTCATACATCTCCAACCATAGGAAGCAACGTCGAAGAAATAGTTGTGAAGAACACTCATTTTCTCATGTGGGATATTGGTGGTCAGGAGTCACTGCGCTCATCCTGGAACACGTATTACTCAAACACAGAG TTCATCATTCTTGTTGTTGATAGCATTGACAGGGAACGACTAGCCATTACAAAAGAAGAACTCTACAGAATGTTGGCTCATGAG GATTTACGGAAGGCTGCAGTCCTTATCTTTGCAAATAAACAGGATATGAAAGGGTGCATGACAGCAGCTGAAATCTCTAAATACCTCACCCTTAGTTCAATTAAGGATCATCCGTGGCACATTCAGTCCTGCTGTGCTTTAACAGGAGAAGG GTTATGCCAAGGTCTAGAGTGGATGACCTCCCGGATCGGTGTGAGATAA